From Nicotiana tabacum cultivar K326 chromosome 20, ASM71507v2, whole genome shotgun sequence, one genomic window encodes:
- the LOC107807380 gene encoding uncharacterized protein LOC107807380, translating to MDAAGTILPLAYAVVDSENDASWKWLFEQFKQAYGERPSMFVVSDRNESMLKATSIVYPGMPHYSCMWHIWTNIRSKFKKGHLQLHELYFATARSYTLDKFNERMSKIEEVDPRVKSYLYDIGYHRWSRVHATVNRTWTMASNIAESLNAITKNARELPIFDLLEYMRTLLERWTNEKLLKVRASTNHIHNVLDGVKRYIVCLENKKCCCGHFQLEELPCVHALAALRHRNETHENYCSPYYTRESLLHTYEIPVNPLPDESKWNVPQHILDEVVNPPTGDKRQPGRPQKERYKTYDEIKSKKYKVSCGNYGGEEHNKRSYKNAPKKK from the exons ATGGATGCAGCAG GTACAATATTGCCCTTGGCATATGCTGTGGTTGATTCTGAAAACGACGCATCTTGGAAATGGTTATTTGAGCAATTCAAGCAGGCATATGGTGAAAGACCTTCAATGTTTGTTGTTTCAGATAGGAATGAGAGTATGCTGAAGGCAACATCAATTGTCTATCCGGGCATGCCACATTACtcttgcatgtggcatatttggacaaatataaggTCAAAATTCAAGAAGGGTCATCTACAATTACATGAATTGTACTTTGCTACAGCACGGTCATACACTCTGGATAAATTTAATGAAAGGATGTCGAAGATTGAAGAGGTAGACCCGCGTGTGAAATCTTACCTATATGATATTGGCTATCATAGATGGTCAAGAGTACATGCAACAGTGAATAGAACGTGGACAATGGCATCAAATATTGCAGAGTCGTTGAACGCTATAACAAAAAATGCAAGAGAGCTGCCGATATTTGACCTTTTAGAGTATATGCGGACACTGCTAGAACGTTGGACCAACGAGAAGTTATTGAAG gtgagggcttcaacaAATCATATACATAATGTGTTAGATGGTGTGAAGCGGTACATTGTGTGTTTAGAAAACAAGAAATGTTGTTGTGGCCACTTCCAACTTGAAGAACTTCCATGTGTGCATGCTTTGGCAGCATTAAGGCACAGGAATGAAACACATGAAAACTATTGCTCTCCGTATTACACAAGGGAAAGCCTTTTGCATACGTATGAAATACCAGTAAATCCTCTTCCTGATGAAAGCAAATGGAATGTGCCACAACATATTTTGGATGAGGTAGTAAATCCACCGACGGGAGATAAAAGGCAGCCAGGGAGACCTCAAAAGGAAAGATATAAAACATATGATGAAATAAAGTCAAAGAAGTACAAGGTATCATGTGGAAATTATGGAGGTGAAGAGCATAACAAAAGATCTTACAAGAATGCGCCCAAGAAGAAATGA